The sequence CTCCTCGGTGCAGGCCTACCTGCCGATCTTCACCGTGGTGCTCGGGGTGGTGCTCGCGCTCGCCGGCGGCTGGGTGCTCGCCGGACGCTCCCTGCCCAGCTTCACGCGTCGCGGGAGCACGGCGCGGCGCGGACGTGCGCTCTCGACGAGCTGGCCCGCGATGGCCGGCTTCGGGGCGTCGTACGCCGTCGCCTCGCTGGGCTGCACGATCGCCCCGTTCCTGGCGGTGGTGGTCAGCAGCTTCCGCTCCGGCTCGACCACGGCCGGCATCGTGCTCTTCGGCGCCTACGCCCTCGCGATGGGTGCGGTCGTCGGCGCCGCGGCCGTCGCCGTCGCCCTCGCCCGCGGCGACCTCATCACCCGGCTGCGTCGCAGCGGCGGCGTGATGACCCGCGTCGGTGGTGGGATCCTCCTCCTCGCCGGCGCGTACGTCGCCTGGTACGGCGCGTGGGAGCTCCGCGTGCTCCACGGCGACGCGGGTGCCGACCCGGTGGTCGGCGCTGCCGAGGGCATCCAACAGTGGCTCGCGGGCCGCGCCGCGGAGGTCGGGCTGGTCGGCTTCGCCATCGTGCTGGCAGCCCTGGCCGCTGTCGCACTCCTGCCCCGTCGGCGCCGCGACGCCGACGAGCCCGACCACGTGGAGGCGTCATGAACCAACAGCGACACACCGAGGTCATCGTCGTCGGCCTGGGCGTCGGGGGTGAGTCCGTCGCGGGCTCCCTCGCGGCCGCCGGGGTCGACGTCGTCGGCATCGAGGCCGAGCTCGTCGGGGGCGAGTGCCCCTACTGGGCGTGCATCCCGACCAAGATGATGGTTCGCGCCGCCGACCTGCTCGCCGAGACGCGCCGCGTGCCCGGCACCGCCGGCACCGTCGACGGCGTGCACCCGGACTGGGCACCGGTCGCGCGGCGCATCCGGGAGAAGGCGACCACCGGCTGGGACGACACGATCGCCGTGGACCGCCTCACCGACGCCGGCGTGCACTTCGTACGCGGTCGCGCCCGCATCCTCGCCCCGGACCGGGTCGAGGTCGACGGCGTCGAGTTCACCGCCTCCCGCGGCCTCGTCGTGGCCACCGGCACGACCGCGTCGGCACCACCGATCCCCGGACTGGCGGGGACGCCGTACTGGACCAACCGGGAGGCGATCTCGACCGAGCAGCTGCCCCGCAGCCTGGCCGTGATCGGTGCCGGCGTGGTGGGCTGCGAGATCGGGCAGGTCCACGCCCGGTTCGGGGTCGCCGTCACCGTCCTCGAGAGCGCCCCACGGCCCCTGCCGGCCGAGGACGCCGACGCCGGCGAGCTGCTGGCCGAGCGCCTGCGGGAGGACGGCGTCGACCTGCGACTGGGGGTATCGGTAACCGGCGTGGAGCACCGGGACGGCTTCACCGTCCACCTCGACGGCGCCGAGCCGGTGCACGCCGAGCAGCTCCTCGTCGCGACCGGGCGCCGGCCCGCGATCGACGCGGACACCTGGGTGGCGCTGGGCCTCGAGGGCGATCCCGGGTCGCTGCCGACCGACGACCACCTGCGGGTGCGGGACGGCGTCTGGGCCGTCGGTGACGTGACCGGGCGGGGTGCCTTCACCCACGTCGCGACCTACCAGGCCGACCTGGTGGTCGCCGACCTGCTGGGCCGCGGTGCCGGCGACGCGGAGTACCACGCGCTGCCCCGCGTGGCGTTCACCGATCCCGAGGTCGGTGGCGTGGGACTGACCGAG comes from Nocardioides panacisoli and encodes:
- a CDS encoding dihydrolipoyl dehydrogenase family protein encodes the protein MNQQRHTEVIVVGLGVGGESVAGSLAAAGVDVVGIEAELVGGECPYWACIPTKMMVRAADLLAETRRVPGTAGTVDGVHPDWAPVARRIREKATTGWDDTIAVDRLTDAGVHFVRGRARILAPDRVEVDGVEFTASRGLVVATGTTASAPPIPGLAGTPYWTNREAISTEQLPRSLAVIGAGVVGCEIGQVHARFGVAVTVLESAPRPLPAEDADAGELLAERLREDGVDLRLGVSVTGVEHRDGFTVHLDGAEPVHAEQLLVATGRRPAIDADTWVALGLEGDPGSLPTDDHLRVRDGVWAVGDVTGRGAFTHVATYQADLVVADLLGRGAGDAEYHALPRVAFTDPEVGGVGLTEQQARDAGIDVAVGRADVAATTRGWLHGEGNAGLIKLVADRENDRLVGAVSVGPTGGEVLGALAVAVHARVPLATLAGMIWAYPTFHRGIQDALRDLRADAG
- a CDS encoding cytochrome c biogenesis CcdA family protein, giving the protein MTWPDSSTLALAVGAGLVAAVNPCGFALLPAYLSVFVLDDSAPGRRAALGRAARATTALTLGFGGVFLLFGLAIAPVASSVQAYLPIFTVVLGVVLALAGGWVLAGRSLPSFTRRGSTARRGRALSTSWPAMAGFGASYAVASLGCTIAPFLAVVVSSFRSGSTTAGIVLFGAYALAMGAVVGAAAVAVALARGDLITRLRRSGGVMTRVGGGILLLAGAYVAWYGAWELRVLHGDAGADPVVGAAEGIQQWLAGRAAEVGLVGFAIVLAALAAVALLPRRRRDADEPDHVEAS